In one Arachis duranensis cultivar V14167 chromosome 9, aradu.V14167.gnm2.J7QH, whole genome shotgun sequence genomic region, the following are encoded:
- the LOC107466877 gene encoding protein HOTHEAD, producing the protein MGWGLKTFKCSFLIWSLFFIGLSYSENFDFEKAPKFKFVKEATLAPPILYYDYIIIGGGTCGCPLAATLSQGARVLVLERGGSPYTNPEKINIYNFVSALSDISPSAFAQQFISRDGVLNARARVLGGGSVLNAGFYSRASLRYIMESGWNETLAKIAYKWVEKKVAFKPTLLQWQAAVKDALLEVGVLPYNGFTLDHLYGTKIGATIFDKDGNRHTAADLLEYADPRRISVYVHATVHKILFRYNIERRRPQAYGVIFKDALGKMHKAYLGKRPKNEIIVSAGALGSPQILMLSGIGPASHLKAHGIKVVLDQPLVGKGMADNPMNVLVVPSPLPVEVSLIQTVGVTKFGSFIETASGLSIGHSWAERLQGIFEFVSNQSGKPSSVMYPPETKEESVGDTIRSLSNPILKGGVILEKIIGPRSTGHLELVTTNPNDNPSVTFNYFKDPEDLKKCVLGMKTIIDVINSKSFSKFRFKNMPVEALIDLMYHIPMNLRPKHASPTLSLEQYCIDTVLTIWHYHGGCQVGKVVDLNYRVLGVDALRVIDGSTFYRSPGTNPQATVMMLGRYMGEKILRKRYFPGKK; encoded by the exons ATGGGTTGGGGTTTGAAGACATTTAAATGCTCATTTCTTATTTGGAGCCTTTTCTTTATTGGTTTATCTTATtctgaaaattttgattttgaaaaag CTCCAAAGTTCAAGTTTGTGAAAGAAGCAACTTTGGCACCACCAATCTTATATTATGATTATATAATAATTGGTGGAGGAACATGTGGTTGTCCACTAGCAGCAACACTTTCACAAGGTGCAAGAGTCTTAGTCCTTGAAAGGGGTGGTTCACCATACACAAACCCAGAGAAGATCAACATATACAACTTTGTCAGTGCACTGTCTGACATAAGCCCTTCAGCATTTGCACAGCAATTCATATCAAGGGATGGTGTCCTAAATGCAAGGGCACGTGTCCTTGGTGGTGGTTCTGTCCTAAATGCAGGATTCTACTCAAGAGCTAGTTTAAGGTACATAATGGAATCCGGGTGGAATGAAACTCTGGCAAAGATTGCATACAAATGGGTTGAGAAGAAGGTGGCTTTTAAGCCTACACTGCTGCAGTGGCAAGCAGCAGTGAAGGATGCATTACTTGAAGTTGGGGTGCTACCTTACAATGGCTTCACTCTTGATCACCTTTATGGGACTAAGATTGGAGCCACCATCTTTGACAAGGATGGTAATAGGCACACTGCTGCTGACTTGTTAGAGTATGCTGATCCAAGGAGGATTTCTGTTTATGTCCATGCCACAGTCCACAAGATACTTTTTAGATACAATATAG AAAGAAGGAGGCCTCAAGCTTATGGAGTGATTTTCAAAGATGCATTAGGAAAAATGCACAAAGCATACTTAGGAAAGAGACCAAAAAATGAGATAATTGTATCAGCTGGGGCCCTTGGAAGCCCACAGATACTGATGCTAAGTGGAATTGGGCCTGCAAGCCATCTGAAGGCCCATGGAATCAAGGTGGTTTTGGACCAGCCTCTGGTGGGCAAAGGTATGGCAGATAATCCAATGAATGTGTTGGTGGTTCCTTCTCCTTTACCTGTTGAAGTGTCTCTGATCCAAACAGTTGGAGTCACCAAGTTCGGTAGCTTCATTGAAACAGCCAGTGGATTGAGCATAGGTCATTCTTGGGCTGAAAGGCTTCAAGGGATCTTTGAATTTGTGTCCAACCAG AGTGGGAAACCATCATCAGTGATGTATCCACCAGAAACAAAGGAGGAGAGTGTTGGAGACACCATAAGATCACTATCCAATCCAATTCTGAAAGGAGGAGTCATCCTTGAAAAGATCATAGGACCAAGATCAACAGGGCATCTAGAACTGGTTACCACAAATCCCAATGACAATCCTTCAGTTACCTTCAACTATTTCAAGGATCCAGAAGACCTAAAGAAGTGTGTTCTTGGCATGAAAACAATCATAGATGTCATCAACTCCAAATCATTCTCAAAGTTCAGGTTCAAGAACATGCCTGTGGAAGCTCTCATTGACTTGATGTATCACATACCAATGAACTTGAGACCAAAGCATGCCTCTCCTACCCTTTCTTTGGAACAGTATTGCATAGACACTGTCTTAACTATCTGGCATTACCATGGAGGATGCCAAGTTGGAAAAGTTGTTGATCTTAATTACAGGGTTCTTGGTGTTGATGCTTTGAGAGTTATTGATGGATCCACCTTTTATCGCTCTCCAGGGACTAATCCTCAAGCTACTGTTATGATGCTTGGAAG ATACATGGGAGAGAAGATTTTAAGGAAAAGATACTTCCCTGGAAAGAAGTGA
- the LOC110275344 gene encoding uncharacterized protein LOC110275344, whose protein sequence is MKMGGSSSSPVVESATWFCVVVLVGMIMLGSIRVDDDGGGVVKGEKLGERRVCDEIYVVGEGETLHTISEKCGDPFIVERNPHIHDPDDVFPGLVIKIIQHHHH, encoded by the coding sequence atgaagatgggTGGTTCATCATCCTCGCCTGTAGTGGAATCAGCAACATGGTTCTGTGTGGTGGTGTTGGTGGGTATGATAATGTTGGGGTCCATAAgggttgatgatgatggtggtggtgttgtAAAAGGGGAGAAGCTGGGAGAGAGAAGGGTGTGTGATGAGATATATGTTGTGGGAGAAGGGGAGACACTTCACACAATCAGTGAAAAGTGCGGTGATCCCTTCATTGTTGAGAGGAATCCACATATCCATGATCCTGATGATGTTTTCCCTGGCCTTGTTATCAAAATCATccaacaccaccaccactag